AGCCCAGTTCATCGCTGCTCACCCAAAATTTTGGTCTGACAACCGATTTTTCGGCCTGTCAGACTGATTACCTGCCTGGGCAATTTTCTCAGCTGAATAGGTTTTTCGCATCGGCCACCCTCCGAGACATGATTAACTAGACACGATTGACTGGCCAGTTGACTGTTATCTCGGCCGATATTTGGAACACTGTTTTAAAGCATATTTGATATTCCCTCCGTCCACAAAAGTACATTGTATTTGACTATTAGCAATGGGCCCAGTAAAATGAATAGGCTAAATTATCATCATTCCTTTCTCTTGCTCCAAAGTGCCCGTGCATGTTTTCTTTCCAAAGCGGCAACTCTGCTGATGGGAGTAATAGTTTGGGGGCATAATAGGAAATGTGGATTAAAATGTCTACAAAATTGTGAATAGAGCATAGTGAAGTACAAAAAATGCCAAGTGACCTACATTTATTTGGAAGGGAGTAACTGATTAGCTGTACACACTTCTCTTTAGCTTCTACATGACCATTTTCGTGGCTGTGACACTTCTCCATGCCAAAGATATAGCAGGAAAAATGGTTCCGGTGCCATGTACATCCTTTTTTTTAATATAGAACAGTGGGAGCCTTTCCTGCTGTAAGTTATCAAAAAAGAAAGTTGATATTATTTTCTGGAAAGATACATGTGGCAACTTGATAATCTGCCCTAAATCCGAGATTCTGTTCCTGTAATGCCTTTGATGAGCATCTTTGCCATTTCATGTTGTGATTTTGTCTTCTTTTGCCAAAAACTAGGGCAATGGTCTCAGGTTGGAAATTGAGTGGTGGCGTGTTGTCTATTGCAGgttacatatccttggtccttgaaTGTGGAGAAGTGGCTACAAAACTGTGAACAGAGCACACTGAAGGACAAAACGTTAGAGCACATTGAAGGTTACATATCCTTCGTCCTGTGTATTGCCGCTGGAGAAGTGGTGAATGAGTTGGTATGGTTCTCTGACGGCAAGAAGCATGTCAGTGGAGGGCGCAAGTTTGCCGGTAGCGGCAGATGGTGGAAGGCAGGATGGCTGCTGCGAAGGGATGCCCAACCTTATGTGCCAGTTGGGCGTTATCGGGCGCCAGCGATCTTTCTTGAGCTGCGTCTTGACCCACAGTTTGTCTACATCGACTTACGTTGGCTGTGTTTGCTGGCTTAAGGCCATTCTATATATTCTTGCACCCCAAAGCATGTTTTGGAGAGTCCGCTTTGGCGCCGAAGTTTGTTGTAATTTGCAGGATACTAGATCCAACTTGATAAGTGTGGCAACCCTAGTTTCCCCCCCACTGCTGGCAGCATGTGAGACCAGCTCAGCTGATGAGCTAACATTGAGAGAGTTTATGGCCAGTTCAGTGGGTGGTGGCTCTGGTTTGCGTGTATGCATGTATTAGAGTATGTATTATGTATGTAGCCTGGATGGCCTTGTTgtatctttttgttgttgttgagaaaCAGCCTTGTTgtatctttttgttgttgttgttgttgttgttgtcgttgttgtcgttgttgtcgttgttgttgttgttgtctgtcttggAAAAGAGCAAGTACTATTAAGCAAGTGTTTGATCAGCTTCATAATTGCCTTTTCTTCTGTAGTTGTTCTTATACTAAAATTTTCACCATGGTGTCCTGTTAGCAGTTTGCAGACATGAGGTTCTCATCATCTTGCTATGCCATGATACTGTTATGCCAAAAAATCCCTGTATTCCACACTTACGACACATCTTTTTTAGcctagcaaaaaaaaaaaaaaaactccccACTTGGGTAAAATTCCATTATGCTACATGTGTATGCCTACTTTTCACGAACTTGCTTATACTTACTGATGTTCAACAGTCTTGTAAAATTTAACAATAAGCTCGGCGGTCTTGTCCATGAAATTAGCAATTCAAGTGTACAAACCTTCTTGTTTATCAAGGGCATTGTCGAATGTGGCAACCTGTGCATGTGAACTTTCTGTTTAACTGCAGTTTACCTTGTTGGATGCAGGTTCTTCTCATGACCCTTCAAAATGCACCACCAGGTCTTGACTATGACCGCGATAGAAAATTCTCAAAGGTAGTACTGGTCCAGTTCTTGGCTTGTGTCTTTTGGTTATGTTTTAACAGCAATACCTAGTTGTCTTAGGAAGCCACTTCAGTTGTTATTACGGAGTGGATATATTACATTACAATGTTTACCTTTCTAATGAAGGCTTTTCAGCTGTAATCAGTCTTTGAAGGAAATGGTTGCAATGTGCTTGGTAAAAGATCAAACTAAGCGGCCAACAGCTGAGAAGTTACTAAAGCATTCGTTTTTCAAGAACACAAAGGCCCCACAGCTGACAGTTAAGAGCATCTTAACCGATTTGCCCCCTCTGTGGGATCGTGTGAAGGCACTCCAGGTTTTGCTCTTGTGCCATCTTCTTCTTTTACTTGACACTGGAAACAATATCTCAGTAAGTTACTGTGCTTTTTCAGCAAAAAGATGCAGCACACCTGGCTTCATCTGAACAGGAAGCACTTTCCATGGTTTGTGATATTAACACTCTCTTATGTTATTTTTTGCTTTTGGTGCAGTTCTTTccatttgaggccatgaaattcttCTTATTTTATCTACTCTATGCAAAGTGAACTAGCAATCTTGatgatttttggaatcacagaacaaAATAAGACTCACTAGCCAACCAATTTTAGTAATTGGGTATAATATGACCATTGTTTTGACGATGAAGACGATAGCTAAAACATGTCTGAGAGACATTGGTTTTGTATAATTAACCAAGTTAAGCTAGAAATCACTGAAAGATGCTCACCTGGATATGAGCTGTTTCGTTTCGCATACAAACAATTAATAACATTTTATTCAGTTTGCATAGAGATATCCTGCCTACTTGCAAATTAAGGTGCTTCTGTTTGCTGTAGAGCTTTCCCTGCAAAGTGAACTTGTCCAGTACACTGTGTTGTAAACAATTCATGAAGACAGTGCAACTTGTATTATTTATCTGTTTTAGAAATGCACGTATGCAATTCCGTCCTTCAATCCGCTTAGGTGACTTTCTTGTGGTTTGTTCAACAGAGTGAGTATCAACGAGGTGTCAGCGCATGGCACTTTGATATTGAGGATCTCAAGGCTCAAGCATTACTGGTAAAGCAGTAGCTTCCATAATTTCTAAGAATTTGCTACATGTCTACATCGCTCACACATTTTTGAGGCGTAAGTGACTCTGATATGACCTTACAAATAAGCTCCCAAATTTATGCAGATTAATGATGACGATCCACCTGAATTGAAGGAAGATGATGACAGTGTCCGAATAAATGAAGTTGATAaggtttgtttgatttgattccatTTCAAAATTAATAACGTTAAACCTGTGCTACAGCGATGATAGAAAGAGCCTGCAAATGTACTTGATGACAAAGTTTTCTGGAGTGCATCCAAGAGAAGTGATATCATATAGGAGTATGATTATCATAGGagaaaactatactccctccggtccaaaTTAATTGTCGCAGCTCTAGTACAACTTTATCTAATTTGGATCGGAGGCCATTTATCTAATTTGAAAAGGGCATGATTAGCTAGTGATAAAAGGAGTGCCACAAATGCTTCTTCCTGAATCTGAAGAGTATATTTATCTCTTGTGATGCTAGAAATGTTATTGTACAGGGCAAAGATCTGCAACCCTTTGGTTACTGTCCTGCAGTTTCTCACTAACTTCTATCATTGTAAAAATCATCTGCATTCCCTGTTGCGTTATATCTAAATATTTTTCTATATGCAAGAGAGAATGATACAAATGTTTCTTTTGTGAATGGTCTATTGGCAGGGCACATCTTTTGAGAGTCATTTTGGACAATCAACGCTTCTGAATGGAAATAACCACAGGTTGAATCAGTATGTAACGTTTCAGCATCGATCCAACTCTATAGGATCATTTTTGTTCTTATAACAAGAGGAGGATTAGCGAGCCTTGATGCATATTGTTTTCCTGCTAGTAGTGTATTCATACTATTTTGTTATATTTCAGTGAACGAACTTGTACCACTGCAGTAAATCCAGGTGGAAATGGCCCTGAAACAAGTGATGGATTCGCTTCTGACCTTGGCAATGCTGATAGTCCAAGGATGGTTGATGGACACGTAAAGCAAGGAACAGAAAATGATTCATTGTCCTCTACATCGAAGCAAGGTTCTGAGGGTGGAAACCGCAGGAGTGAAGTTAGACAAAGACAAAGGACATTCTCTGGTCCGGTTATGTATTCTGGTACCCGCAGTAGTTCACTGATTGAAAGAGGTTATATTATTGATAAGTATGTTCGACAATTTCTTCTAACTTATCACATTCTGTTTGATCTGTTACATATAAAAAACATAAGAAAGAAAACGAAGCCCACTTTAATCTGTTTGCGCTCTTACTATAGAACTGCTGTTCAGTTCTTCCTGATCAACCTTCAAGTTTTTAAGAGGTTCTGTTTATAAGTCATGACCAAATTTGTTTTTGAAGAAGCATGTTGATAGATACATGAAAGTTTTCATATCTGAGTATCAGACACAGAGCACAGTTCTCCTTTATATGTGGATTGTGGATAGAGTACGAGTGAAATCTAACTGTATATAAAGGTCATTATGGACTTCTTTGTTTAAACTTGCATGCCATTGACATCCTTGATATTTTTTTGTAGCCCTAAAGTaattataaaaatagttttttttattATAATGATATATGTACAATACTTGACAGTGGAGTAAACGCAATCCTAATTATTCTGATACTTTTTTATTAGGATGGATAGTCTATAATAACTAATGATGATTACTCTAAAAGAGCTCTTCCTTGAATCAGTGTTCCACTCTGTTAGAAGTTTGCATTAGCATACCAGTTTAAATTGCATTTGATTTTTGTTCCTCTTCACAGGGATGCAGGAGTTCGATCACCTAATAAACAAAAGAGTGACACGGGAAGAATCGATGATCTTAGTGGTCCGCTTTCACTTTCAACTCGTGCTTCTGCAAATAGTCTGTCTGCCCCTATTCGGTCTTCTGGAGGTAGGATAAAAGCATCCACTGTTCTAACGCAACTGTGCACCACTTGTGTCAGTGTAGACTATAGACCTCCAGTCATGTTTAACATCAACGTAGCACATCAGCACAGCACACAGCATGCTTCAGCAAATACATAGCTTGCTTGTATCCAGTCTTTTTGAGATAGGGGTACAACATTTATCATTCTTACACAAATGTTCACCACTTCTGTAAATGCATATAAAAAGACTTGGGAGTCGCATGTAATTTTCTGTCTTTATTTTGCAGGATATGTGGGCTCCTTGGGAGACAAACCTAGGGTGGAAATAAAAGGCCGATTTTCCGTAACATCTGAAAATGTGGATCTGGCGAAGGTACGTTACCTGTTGAGCAACGCATACACTTGAATAGGTAGTGCTTATGAGCAAAACAAGACTTCAGTGAGAACTTAATAAAGTCTACTGACAGGTTCAGGAAATTCCAGTGGTCAAAATTTCACCTAAACCACAGGAGGTAAGAACTCAGGTCTCTACAATGAAAAGATCAGCCAGTGTTGGTGCTTGGCCAGTGAAGGCTAAGTCAATGGTATGCTTTCATGTTGCCTGAAGTATCATTTGTGGAAAGAAAAAAACTTTCAACTAATTAAGATAATGTATTGTTGCACTAAATTGTTTTTTTCTTTCTGTGGGGTGATTTTCCCCCAAGCTCTCAAACTAAACAAAACAAGATTAGAGCAACTGAAATATTTTAAGTTTTGTGCAGTTATTTTTATGAAAGAGATGAAGGAGCATGTTCTCTTTCTGATGTTCTTTACTGTGTACCTTTGTACTCCTCGTTTAAGAATTTCCATAGTGCTGTTAAATTATTTCTGGATATGATTTGTCATATTTTCTTTTAGAAACATCAACCGCATGGCATGATATCAAGCTAACGTTTACTATAATCATGGATAAGTTGCATGCTAGAACTGAATTCTAAAGCATGCACGTTGAAATTGGCAGTCTTGACATGTTGGATTATGTATGTTATTACTATTATTATATCAAAGATGTTTCGTAGATTTGTGGTGCATATCATTTCAGTTAATTGATTTATGTCTGAATGCATTGGTTTTGCAGTCTAATAATAGTCATCATCGGAAGGAATTCCGTGACagcttagtatctgcatcaattcTGATTCCCCATCTTGAAAACCTTGTACAGCAGACCACATTTCAGCAAGTATG
This portion of the Triticum dicoccoides isolate Atlit2015 ecotype Zavitan chromosome 7A, WEW_v2.0, whole genome shotgun sequence genome encodes:
- the LOC119333022 gene encoding germinal center kinase 1-like, producing the protein MERVLIDFQEMFRIVVTYPWSLNVEKWLQNCEQSTLKDKTLEHIEGYISFVLCIAAGEVVNELVWFSDGKKHVLLMTLQNAPPGLDYDRDRKFSKSLKEMVAMCLVKDQTKRPTAEKLLKHSFFKNTKAPQLTVKSILTDLPPLWDRVKALQQKDAAHLASSEQEALSMSEYQRGVSAWHFDIEDLKAQALLINDDDPPELKEDDDSVRINEVDKGTSFESHFGQSTLLNGNNHRLNHERTCTTAVNPGGNGPETSDGFASDLGNADSPRMVDGHVKQGTENDSLSSTSKQGSEGGNRRSEVRQRQRTFSGPVMYSGTRSSSLIERGYIIDKDAGVRSPNKQKSDTGRIDDLSGPLSLSTRASANSLSAPIRSSGGYVGSLGDKPRVEIKGRFSVTSENVDLAKVQEIPVVKISPKPQEVRTQVSTMKRSASVGAWPVKAKSMVCFHVA